CACGTAACACATTGTTTGACTAAGGGTTGTATTAGAAGATACAAAATATATAGAATAAAACAACTGCAATTCTTGGCGAGCAGTAATCTTCTGAGAAATGAGATTTGAAGTTGAACACTTCTCCAAAGATGAACTAACTACTAAGGGAATCTTACCTTCGTATGTACAAAATATTTTCCTTCATCTAAGGCGTATAGTTACAGTAGCTCAGTTCTACATTATCCCATGTCATATTTCATCATTTTTCTACAATTTTAATTGTCCGTTGATCTACCAAGAAGGGGTAAGGAACCAAATTAAAACACTCATTACAGAGAAAGACAAAAGTACAAAACACTTGGGCATACAATAATTATATCCCGAAAAAGAGGTTTGTATACTACATGTGACGTGAGATTAATATAAGTGTGACTTTTTGTCTTTACCCGTCATTTTTCTGACTGGGAAAGCTCAAAGGATATACAAGAGTAGAGTTGATTTCTCGTCACCAAAAAAAGCGCGGCGAGCCACATCAACATATTCTACTGGTGGCGAACTCCACCTGCATCTCCAGATGAATCGAAGTTCCCTCCAAAAGAGGTTAATAAAGCAGAAAGACCACCCCTGCTAACATTATCACCGCCATTGCCACCGATTCCAAGACCAAGAAGATCCCGGGTCATGGGAGGGGACCCCATCATCACATCTGCAAAACCCGGATCCCCACATGGAAGTCCAAGCCCAAGGTTATGATCTGCCAAACTCGGATTCTCTTGCTTCACATGGCTGCTCATGTTCCATTGCATTATTGGGTTGTCAATGCCGCTCTCGTCTTGAGGATGATATCCCGTAGATGACGTGGCTAAGCCTAAACCTCGAAGAAGCGACGTGTTGGAAGAAGCTGCACCCATTTGAGCTGCCTTCTGGAGCAATGCGGTGGCAGACAGTGCAGCTGTTGTTGATGGCTGTGGACATGCAGTGTAGTGATGGCGAAGGTCGTTAACGTTGTTGGAGAGATAGAGTGGCACGGAGAGGGAGAGTGACGTGGCTGCCGTGACGTTGGGGAATGAAGTGGTTGATGGTGCTGCTGCTCCGGCTGAGGATGCCAACACAGTTGCAAGAACAGTGCTAGTTGTCACAGCTTTCGCAACACATGTTGTTGGCGGTGACAGCCTCGTCGCATTTTCCGGAATTTCTGATGCCAAAGCGAAAAAAATGTTATATGCATCACTtgtctttttttacttttaatattaaaaatcattATAGAAAACAGATATACACAAAAATAATACAATCATCGTTTCCCTAAATATGAGTACTAAAAACCAAGACAACAAGCCCATTGATAAATGGAAATATCTGGTACTACTTTAACTTCAGTATCTCGATCACTTATGTCTGTTATTAAATTTGGAGACAATGGCCTAACTCCACACTGGAAAATCAAGGTGTTACTATATATCCATATGTTAGGATGGGTGGAAAAAAGGTGAGatgaaatggaaagaaaagaaACATTAATGAGTTGTAATTTTTAAGTTCtaaattattcaataaaaataaataaaatgaagaataagAGAACGTACTTCATCACtgttttcttgcttttcttctcAAAATAAATTAggagaaatgtgaatttttaacattttctttttcataaaacCACCACATGACGACGACCAGATTACGGGTTTGTCACTACTCGCTACTGCTTAAATTGCCTTAAATTGTCAGCTTCCAAACGACCCCGTCCGCAAGAGcaaaaacaattggaaaaaaattaaataaaataaaatggaaacaCATGGTAGTATGTATATTCTATAGTAATGACAAAAAACGGATCCTCTGAGTTTAATTGACGTCTGCGTCATGCCTCTAAAAGtatcttaaattaaataattaaatagctACAACTATAGAATATAATTTTGGGTATATACTCAAACAGGTTCAGAAGAAATTTTGTCCTTggcgttttttattttttaaaaaaagttattatattaaaattattaaattttataaaaataaaatatgtaattttttaattaaaatttttatttttatttaaaaaaataaatgatttaaaatataataaacaaatttatatatcttatttttattttaaaataataaaatttgtcaatgcttattttaatatatattctgtaAATTTTTAATAAGTTGAATATAcagcaaaaaaaattattctaattctTTGTATAATACACCTAAGACATTCTTTAGCAAAATTTcataattaatttgaaaattcTAGCGTGTAATTGAATGTGGATGAAAATAATTTCAAACATAAATTGACAACAGATTTGACCCGAATGTACGAAAAGGAACGTGCAAACAGCAAAACGACGCTCGGAAACAGCCATTGAACAGTACCTACCTGAGCTCTGAATTGACAGAGTCGGAGACACCACCGAAGTCGACGGAGTAAGCGGCGGCTGCGGCGGCGATGAAGAAGAAGCCGCAGTCACACCAGCACCAACACCGTCCTTGTCATCAGTGCTTAGGGTTTGAGCCTTAGCACTCTCTTCAGCTAACGCATCGCAAAAAGCTCTATGCGTAACAAAGCTATCCCTCCTTTTTCACACACACGAGACACACACTATTAGAAGCAGAAAAGAGAAGAATCAAAGGATCAATGATTTTGAAGGaaattgaaaagaagaaaaacctaGAGAACAAGGTTCCGCAACCGCATCTGTACTCTCTGGTTCCGCAGGTCTTCATGTGTGCCTTCCAATCGGACTGAACGGCGTATTTCTTTGAGCAACGTTCGCATTTGAGCTTCTTCTCGCCGTGCTTTCTGCAGAAGTGCTTCTTGATGCCGGTGAGGTCGCCGAGCGCCCTGGAAGGATTGTGGTGGACACACGAAGGTTCGGGGCACACGTACACCCTCTTTCGTACCTCCTTGGTGGCACGCTGCCGGAGCTTCCACGGGAGGTTGTGTCCCCGCCGGTGGAGCTGGAGATTCTGGTCCCTCTGGAACCCCTTGTTGCAGATCTCGCACACGAAACGGTTCGTCGCTAACAGCGTCTTTGGCGACAAAGCAATCACCTCAGCATCCGGATCTGAAGAACATTATTCAAAAGCACTTATAAAGTGACACAAAATGGagtaagttttttaaaaatttaagatatcTGAGTTAAAAAGATAGTGGTGTtgtattaattagttaattaatgatTGAATGTACCTGGCATTCCAGGGAGGTTTCGCTTCTTTTTTAGGGGAGGTGCGGGTGGTTGAGGTGCTGTTTCTAAGTCCAAAGCCGATAAGGTGGCGGCTTCCTCGCCGGAAAGTGGCATTGGTGGTGGCTCCGTCGTCATAGCTGTCAATCAATTTATGAATGAGGGCAGAGGCTCATTCATATGCAGATGTAAGTAgtactctcttctcttctctggaAAACTGAAAACTCACCTGTTTAGTATTCcatgaaatgaaatgaaacacaAGAATCACCTACGTTATAATCACTGGTCAACTGAGACCTtatgataataattaaaaatatctaaTCATATGGTGTGTGTTAACTTTTGGTTTTTCCCTAGAAATGGAGggtgagaaaagagagaaaggtgTTGCTGGTTCCTACGAGACAGGTTTTCAAGTGTTCAACATTTTCTGGGTGGAGTCGTGGGCGGTGGGAACTGTGTACAACGGTCCTATAAGGCGGCGGTGTTTGGTAGGGGCTCAAGCCtcaaaggaagagagagagagaaacaaggagagaatatattatttatttgaaaatgaGTTAAGACTTAAAAGTAAGAACTTAACATAGTATCTGcatatgcattaaaaaaattagGCTAAAGCGGCGCCAGTTAACCATGGGTAAGTACTACGGGAGAGAGAAGAGTTTCTttgtaaaaaaagaaatatttgaggGATGACTGGAACACCAGATTTCCATGGGCTATGACCACCAGTGTTAATTTCATTGTTAAGACAGCGGTGCTTTTCCTAATTTCCTGTACCACAACCTTGTACTATTGAATATTCTTCTCTAATCAATCTAGTagtagtatttattaattttgaaattgtaatgtttatttaacttatttttatgtaaaatttaggagaatattaaGTTAAGAAGGATATATCACCTCATATCAACGTGATACTTGGCCTTAGATCACCTCATCTTTCATATTGGTTTTTCTCGCAATAGCCACCTAGCCATCCTAAGAGTATGATTCCAATATTGTCCCCTACAGTATAAAGAACGCGTGATAAATATTTGGACCATGAAACACCTATTTGATTATCAGTAATAGTAATGTTAgagcgaaaaaaaaaaatttatttaataagataaattttgactattttttggtaattttttttgttactaaacatttttatttgattattaatcTATTTAATTCTCACTCTTGCAATTTTAGAGTAATACATATAATTCACGTTAATAAAATTTATGCAATTTAAAATTATGAAGAATTGATTATACATCTTATCTTAAATATActtatataaattgaattaagTTAAGTCGATTTATACTAAATACATGTAACATATAAATGTAAAATCGAATCAACCTGATTCAATTTACTATTGTATAGCATATATATAGTAAATTAAATCAACTTGATTCAATTTACTATTCGtacatattattaattttttttactttaagttaatttattaactttaaagcataaatatcaataaaaaaacttccatttgaataaaataaaatattaaaaattaaaacgaataaaaatttaaattttatgtttttgttcaaattcaaaaaatttatatttttacaaatttatgaatttaaaatggaaaaataataaacgatttttaaaaattaattaaaaattatcctTTGACTCATTAGtatcaaaagaataatttttGCGATGTTTGACatcgaaaaaattaatataaagtataacCTTCTAAGGTGATATAGGAGTTAAACTAATTTGGCTTTTTTTTAAAATCAGAAGTAACGCACAACATTATCAAAGCGTTTTTACTACACttaattttacaatttaaatgataatttaattgatataatattcTAATTATTGCTCAAATCACATATTTTATAAGAGTAAAGTACCAAAATTGACCATGAAAGATTATATATACTGACAAATCTGACcatagaaaaattaaaactaatttgtAACCATGAAAGATAGAATTTCATAGACAAAATTATTAATGAGTCAAATCATGATTAGAATTTTTAGATATTTAGATATTAATGAGTCAAATCATGATTTTTAAtaaatcttcaaaaattatttattgttctattttaaattcaCAAGTtcataaaaatatacattttctgaaatttgaactaaaacacaaaatttaaatttctattcTTATTTATCAAATGaaggatattttttattgatatttatattttaaaattaataataaataaataaataataatctgTACAAGTCAAAGTTTTAAAAATCGGACCAGTCATCAAACCGTTTTAGTCACTAGTTTACTGGTTCAACCAGTCTAACCGTAGTTTAACCAAAAAAAttgtttataataaaataataaataaattataaataaatatcctaaaaaagtacaaacataaaaatattaacaatCAATTTTTAATGtcaaaagaaataattaaatcaCAATAACAATTACACAGCAATAATACCAATAATTAAATCACAATAACACAATAATAAATTACACAAGGcaacaaattttttcaaatattaacaAGGATTATCAAAATTTGAGGCAGCATCACTACTTTCTTTGATTGATCATGATTAAGGTGGTTGTTGTTCTTGAAGCAATCGAATTATCTGAGAGTATGCTTTGAAAGAAGAGTACTTGAAGTTTTCTATGCTTCTTTACTCTTGTATGACCCAAAATCATTGTGAAGCAAAGAAACAATTTTCTTAAACCTTAATACAGCTTTACCAGTTTTCACCATTAAATTCCTATTCTGAACTTAATTTCTTGGCTGAGACAAAATACTAAGAactctatgacatttttcaacaGCTAATTTATTAGTTTGTTCAACTTTCTCTATTCttatttatctatctatctaagttaataaaaaaatttctcaaaTCAGAAGCTAAACATGTCttgatactaaaaaaaatatgaacaTCTGAGTTATCAACACATATACCATACATTTAGCCATAAATGGCATACAAAAAACTCAAATATAAAGaatctcattttttttcaatggAAGCCACAAAAATAGgatattttatgttcaagtctCAAAATTTTATCAAAGGATGAAAAAagctcaattttttcttttttatttatatttctgtTGTTGGTAGAACAAACGAAGACCCTGAGATCAAAACTAACTAATAAGAGTTAGAAAAAATTGAAGCatatctatatctgctttaaaaaataaataaaaataaaaaattcaacccAATCTTATCTTCAATGAAcccaagaaaaaaataataagagagcAGGAGTTGGAGAGCACGAACGGTGGCCGAGATTGATAAACGGACGGTGGCAGTGGCTCGACAGACAGGCGGCGGCAGTGGCTCGAAGAGAGGCTAGCTTAGAGAATGGGGAGTGACTGAAATTAATAAATCATTCACAAAGTTAAAAATAGCAGCAGCACAGTCAAATATCAATTAATCATCCATAATTTCATAGCTATCAATAAGGCAACACACTACTAGCATCTCTCAAAGGATCccaataaaaaatactattatcAACACAACAACAGACTGAACAACAGCCAGAAATCAAGAACAATcagcaacaaaaattaaaaaaacagcaacaattaatcaccttaaaccagaaatcaataaatatatcaattaaaattcaaaaacagcataCTCATTTTCtcagaaattaaaaagagcaGCAGCAGAGTAACAAATCTATttttaaaaacacaaaatcaaCAATTTAATTTCAATCCACATTCAGAAATCAATAGATCACTAAAAAAGCATAAAAGCAAGATCCGAAGAAGTGAACAACCTTGTAAGTCTGTAAACAGTGCCATTAACCTCTGACGGAGAGCATATCGACAAAGACGACAAACGGCGAGGCACGATGATGAACAGACGGCGATCAGCTCCAACCCTCAATCAAACGACGTGCCAAGTTACAAGAGAGTGGCTCAGCTCGAGACAGGGGGAAGGAGGAGGCTGCGGAGGCACTGACAATAACGGACGGCGACGGCAGAACCCTAATTTTTTGCTTTCCAATTCTGAATGTCACGAGAGGAGGGGGAGTTGGGGGAAGGAGGTGGGCAAGGGTGATGCATTTAAGCgttggtttctttttttttttcaaagttcaaaatGATGGCGTTTATAAGAACTGGTCGGTTCCTAATCCAGTCCAACTGATCGGTTATCAATTTTTGAATGATTTTCAATTGGGCGGTTTTATATATTGAACCGGAccatttttttgttagtttctgGTTGAACAGGTTCGACCGATCAATCCGGTCTGATTTTCAGAATATTGGTACAAGTAGTAAATCGAAATAGACTGATTCAATTTTCTATTTATATACTGTATCGGTAGTACATTAAATTATGTTAttcgatttatatgtatatactttgatgagtttggaaaactctaaagcTAATATTTGtaatgactaaatattattacTCTGATCAATAGCaaaaatattaattcatatatgttaataaattaatttttgatatgCATGTATATTTGGGccggaaataaaagaaaaatattgcaAGAACAATATGCTTAAAACCATTCAGCCTTGTTTAAATGTTTCCTCTATTATGTGGCTGAAGCAATTTGTGATTATTTGGGCCAGAATTCAAACATTATCATAGGCCCAAATTAAAGTTAACATTGAGCAttgatacaaaaaaaattttatccaTATGGTTGAATTAATGGTTACAATACTTGGGCCAAAATTGAATTATTATTGCTACAAGCCCAAGTTAATCATTTTTGCTATACATCCAATGCATGATCCGAAAACAATTaaccaggaaagcaaatgttgttattgttattatgccTTCAACAGATCTCACACTTCACCATGTGATGGAATTCAATTTTCATTAAAGTGAAGTTAATAAatgcatgggaactatgagagagaaagtgTCATTGATTTGATTGAGGACGTCAATGCTGCACGCTAAACtgcaagggaagtaaaagcaatcccatttcaattaatttgatttatttacttgcttttcttctagctctatcttctctctcatctcttttttCTCTTCGGTCATATCACAGAGGAAATTATGGAAGCTAAGTTGAGCtaccaaaagaaagaaggagCTACTTGCATTAAGACCATCGAactgatggcaagaaaacataaaaaatatagtggctgagattcttatcacttatggtaagatatggtgatgagatattggcttctccataccaaaaatggttgaaggagattcggccagcaaggagaagatccttggagggatggcttgtctctgcttttgcgttcactcatcacagaaggtagttagggtggctacgtgagggaggaagcaaaagtggagcagaagaagtcatcatcatcatgaagcatcaagggccagaaattcatcttgaagagcaagccaaggatggggcgctcggattgatgaagattgatgaccaaggaaggactagaggtaattgcatgttgggtcttgcatgggttatctcttctctctctctggccgaaccgattttgttcttggagaagaagaagttggcttggtttttggcttcaaaggtggaggcttccctcttctataaaaagagagaacagccacggtttggagcaaggagaaagggtgaaagtgcaaggcacagagttctcagagctacctgagctaacagaagttcttctccttcaatgtattctgttttgtatttttctgtttaattttgtcatgtcttgagtctcatggaaaaaggcaaacagtgaggtttgtaaaaaaaaaagtcatagagcgaaaaaaggcagagagtgcaaaattaaaagaaaaagtcatagatgtccttagagttcttttgttcatctatgttgtgtttcatgattctgtgagaaTCCCCTTGTAAATTGGGTTAGAACTTTACAGTctgtaatcaagaagattatagtgaaattccatcattgttgtgatggagactggatgtaggctgcactgtacTTAACAGCTGAAttaggatatatctgggtgtaattttctctctcttctactccatttctgtttttacTGCACAGagctaaaactgaaaaatatctcgtgccaagtgacgagacaaaaataaaaagtctcgtggttagggacgagacaaaaataaaaaagtctcctTATAGACCAGCAAGTGTAACCAagcaaaaaagggggctaagattcaaccccccttcttttAGTCACTGAAAACCATCATACTATaccaataataaattaaagagaaaattacaCTCCCCTCCtctgcgagatgctaaaatgacactcccctctcctctattttataattgtacattctcctcccttttattttttaaaaaacctcatctttaatccattttaaacttttgtgttaactaatgttaacttaatccattttttagaaaaaataaattatttttaaaaaaaatacccattaataaaaattttattttttatcattaaattttgcttatcaaaatatcctttaataaattattttttattgattaaattatattttttaaaaaatttaataattatataatttttttaaaatatccttcaataattttttaatttttaaattataattttaccaaaattttcgttaacaatttttttatattttactattaattttttgatatctatatatattattttaacattaaacaaaaaattttagtaagattatttttcaatatcaatatatattaattgttatatatattaacagtagtaagattttttatttaatgttaaaataatatatattgatacaaaaaaattaatagtaaaatataaaaataattgttaacaaaaattttggtaaaatcacaatttaataattaaaaaattattgaagaataggtatcttaaaaaaataatttaattattaatttttttaaaagtattttaataaaaatacgatttaattaataaaaaaataatttattaaagggtattttagtaagtaaaatttaatgataaaaaataaaatttttgctaatgggtatttttttaaaaaataatttaatttttcttaaaaatggataaagttaatattagttaacacaaaatttaaaatggattaaaggggaggttttttaaaaagttagaagggaggggaatgtacatttataaaatagaggggaggggagtgtcattttaacatctcaggggagtgaaattttctctaaattaaattatatacatatatttaatgtaaatggacttaatttaatttaatttaatttatatagatataTTTAAACGGTTCCGCTACGTcagcatatctgccaacttctgccaactcttatttataattgtgtttcatggaagttTGTTCGTGGAtgtgtttaataaaaatgtcttttttataactgtgtttaatagaagtgtctttatagatatattttctggatgtgtctctttatatatgtatttaaaatatattaattattagacacatctgcGAACACACTTCCaagaaacacaaatataaataagagttgacaGAAATTGGCAGATAATACGTTGGTATCCTATACTTTTCCATATTTAAAATAAGATATGTAACCGAATTatatttaagatatttatataattttaagtctcatttattttattcatataaattattcaAGTAATACTGTCAAAGTAAATATTATTTTggcaatgagtaatagctcaaatgacataatctcctCATACTCAACTAAGAGGTTGCTGGTTCGAGTCtcatatttttggtaaaaaaaaaaagtaaatattattttaaaaagaaaagtaagGTCTCATTTAAATATGTTTTTAAACATTCCAGAAAAAAGATACACAAAAATGTTACATACACTATACAAATCTTGCTCTGTttcaatttgtattttttatttaaactaatcTAATTTAGTTGCAAAATGATCAGCCAATTCATTATGCCAAAATGAACGTAACTTGAGGTCAAATGGCTCGTTCAAGAATCTTAGACagcaataattaatttataatatgattaaaaatcattaaaatgtgACTTTAAAAGTGATGTATAAAGAAACAATATTGTTACTTAAAAAAGCAAAGGAGGCTTTTTGTCTTTTTCATGCAAGGAGGGAGATCTGATACGGGGTTATAACTTATAACTAAATGTCGACTAAACAGCAAAGAGGATGGGCCACTTAAGCTGTACGCGCAAATTGCAAGGGCTAACTCTTTCCATTTCAAAGGGTGCCATGATGATGATGGCGATAAAGGCAAGGGTGTTTTGGTCTTTTCATCAGATGCATATCTATAATTAAGCCTCACTGGCCTGCACTTCATCACACTACAAATTTCAGAATGAAATCGTGTCTGGGACCCACTAACTGTAAAGTCCAGCATCTGATGTGGAACAAGTACAAGAAAAGAAGACGGGTTAGGCATGCAATTGATCCATGGATCGATATCCACACACGCCACCTCACCATTtcaatatttatatctattttttataatCATTTTATCACAttcataaaatattaaaaagtttcaaagcaaatgaatatatatattgaaacacaaatattttaaaaagaaaatgtaCACGAAATCAATGTTTTATTAGTCCATATTAAGATTttttagtgttaatttttttaattttcactttttaaaaaatttagaatttaaaatttaaaaataaaaaataaaaatagagattgtgaatataaagtaaaagaataattttaaagtCAGCTCCAATCGATAATATTGActaatgaaaaattaattttaatggaATTGTTCCaaaatttagtataattattCAAGGAGCTAGTTACATACTTTAAAATTGAAATCCAATATCTTAATCGATTTAACTAAAATACATGCTTGTTAAAATTTCAAGTATATGTATTAATATAAGATACCGcctcaccaaaaaaaaaagatataacaccctgaataaaaacaaatataaataaaataatactattcAAAAGTTATCTAACCATGATAGGTgtacataaaattaattatcaaatttaattattatatatttatatataaatatatgttatttaacttatttttaatgtgtattttatattaatgattgattttaataattaattttaatatattaataatatttttaaaagttatcaagtgttttaaaaatattaatgtctTATTAGACAATCttaatcattaatatttattatataatatatataattaatggttaaaatgactgaaatattaatatttttaaaacacataatTTTTCAATACTATTTCCTTAATATAGTATTTCCGTTCAATCTTCGTTTTGTTAATGTAAAGAAAAGTTTTAGTTTTCCAAATGgttgtaattaactaattatgtaTGCCCAAAAAATGTGGTGGTAATTATTACAATCATAGTGTAGAGATCAATGTGTGCAAGTATGAACCCGATTCGCCTTTTAAGGTTGCTAACTTAATCAAATGACACTCAAGTACTCAACCCTACCTTGAAATAGTAATGAGCTAATTATTTACAGTGAGCAAATTTATAAGTGCCATTGTCAACAATTTGCCGGCTGAAGACACACTTGATTGTGGTGCTCGTGTTTGACATTATGGATTTATGGTGCATTTGAGATTTTGCCCAGAAGTGAAAAcatatttttgttgctatagattATTGGTATTTAGACATATAAATAAACTTTACATCACTGTTTTGGAGGGAGGGGGTTATAAAGGAGCGTGCAGTAACGCTATTCTGTTGCGATGTGGACTTAATGGTACGAAGAAGCACAGCTGTAAGGTGTTGTGAGTAATGTGACCCTACCTTTTGCTTGAAATCTGCACAATGTCAAAAAGTAGAAGAGCAAGATATGTCCATGTGTAATCATTTCCAATTTGATTATCTTTTTCATGCCTTTCAACTCTTTCCTCATTTGATGCGAAGCCCCACTCAGGCCACCCTTCATCATGATGCTTACTAAAAATAATTCCTCTATGTAAAATCTTTATGGCAAATATTTTGGTCTCTATAAATTTGAtattgaatttgttgaatttattttttatagtaaattttaaatattataaaattttaaaattaataaataattaattaataaattaattataaataaaaaaattaaaaaataaattttataattttaaaaaataaaattatttaaaatggaaactaaaatactaattttaaaaattttgacttaaAATTAAACCAACAGATTAAACTAGTTGAATCGAATTTATATTGGAGTTTTTCATTTAATCACCCACCATGAGCTTTCAGCTCATTAAAAGATAGAAGAGAGGGGAAAGCACCATAGAAAAAAGAGGGGAGACAAAATCCTTTGAAGCACTATTCACACATCACCTTAAATTGCTCGTAACTT
This region of Arachis hypogaea cultivar Tifrunner chromosome 8, arahy.Tifrunner.gnm2.J5K5, whole genome shotgun sequence genomic DNA includes:
- the LOC112705534 gene encoding zinc finger protein GAI-ASSOCIATED FACTOR 1 translates to MTTEPPPMPLSGEEAATLSALDLETAPQPPAPPLKKKRNLPGMPDPDAEVIALSPKTLLATNRFVCEICNKGFQRDQNLQLHRRGHNLPWKLRQRATKEVRKRVYVCPEPSCVHHNPSRALGDLTGIKKHFCRKHGEKKLKCERCSKKYAVQSDWKAHMKTCGTREYRCGCGTLFSRRDSFVTHRAFCDALAEESAKAQTLSTDDKDGVGAGVTAASSSSPPQPPLTPSTSVVSPTLSIQSSEIPENATRLSPPTTCVAKAVTTSTVLATVLASSAGAAAPSTTSFPNVTAATSLSLSVPLYLSNNVNDLRHHYTACPQPSTTAALSATALLQKAAQMGAASSNTSLLRGLGLATSSTGYHPQDESGIDNPIMQWNMSSHVKQENPSLADHNLGLGLPCGDPGFADVMMGSPPMTRDLLGLGIGGNGGDNVSRGGLSALLTSFGGNFDSSGDAGGVRHQ